One Lentibacillus cibarius DNA window includes the following coding sequences:
- the tmk gene encoding dTMP kinase — MNGYFITFEGGEGAGKSSILQAVAGKLSEGGYDVLATREPGGIDIAEKIRQVILDKTHTAMDARTEALLYAAARRQHLAEKILPALNEGKVVLCDRFIDSSLVYQGYARGIGMDEVFAINQFAIRDVFPDMTLFFDIPPTKGLARITANENRERNRLDMENIRFHEMVYEAYQMLLSQFPKRIQTIDADQPFEQVEANVMKVLHSGLQKHVEEEKQ, encoded by the coding sequence GTGAACGGATATTTTATAACATTTGAAGGTGGCGAGGGTGCCGGCAAGTCTTCCATTCTGCAGGCGGTTGCCGGAAAGCTGTCAGAAGGAGGATATGACGTTTTGGCGACCCGTGAACCGGGGGGCATTGATATAGCCGAAAAAATACGCCAGGTCATTCTTGATAAAACACATACAGCAATGGATGCGCGAACCGAAGCACTTTTGTATGCGGCGGCAAGGCGACAGCATTTGGCTGAAAAAATTTTACCTGCCCTTAATGAAGGAAAAGTGGTACTATGTGATCGCTTTATCGACAGCAGTCTTGTTTACCAAGGTTATGCGAGAGGAATTGGGATGGATGAAGTATTTGCGATTAATCAGTTTGCCATTAGAGACGTGTTTCCGGATATGACATTATTTTTCGATATTCCACCTACAAAAGGGCTGGCACGCATTACAGCAAATGAAAACCGCGAGCGAAACCGCCTTGATATGGAGAATATCCGGTTTCATGAAATGGTTTATGAAGCGTATCAGATGCTCTTATCACAATTTCCTAAACGTATACAGACAATTGATGCAGATCAACCATTTGAGCAAGTTGAGGCAAATGTAATGAAAGTATTGCATTCAGGCTTACAAAAGCATGTAGAGGAGGAGAAACAGTGA
- a CDS encoding cyclic-di-AMP receptor translates to MKLIIAVVQDKDTNRLVDALGEENFKITKLATTGGFLKEGNTTLMIGCEDQYVDHALDVIRDNCSKREQMVAPISPMGGNADSYIPKPVKVEVGGATVFILPVEQFMQF, encoded by the coding sequence GTGAAATTAATTATCGCAGTTGTCCAGGATAAGGATACGAATCGCCTTGTTGATGCCCTGGGCGAGGAGAATTTCAAGATAACCAAGCTGGCAACAACAGGTGGCTTTCTAAAGGAAGGAAACACGACATTGATGATTGGTTGTGAAGACCAATATGTTGACCATGCGTTGGATGTTATTAGGGACAACTGTTCCAAACGCGAGCAAATGGTGGCGCCAATTTCACCGATGGGTGGTAATGCAGATTCGTACATCCCTAAACCAGTGAAGGTAGAAGTTGGCGGCGCAACGGTATTTATTCTACCAGTTGAACAATTCATGCAGTTTTAA
- a CDS encoding YaaR family protein → MKVNTDIQSQVESTTKKQRASATGNRAFQNMVQSQTQVLKQQELDRLMKDITVQGDKLARFRSFRDMVKFKRLVKSFLKKTVYNGLDLQKSHDFSMNGKSRKLAIVKEVDDKLIEITEDIMNQEKKTVDLLNLIGELKGLLVNLYT, encoded by the coding sequence ATGAAGGTGAATACAGATATACAATCACAAGTCGAATCCACAACTAAAAAACAGCGAGCATCCGCCACTGGAAATCGTGCCTTTCAAAACATGGTCCAATCCCAGACACAAGTACTGAAACAGCAGGAACTGGATCGACTGATGAAGGATATAACGGTACAAGGGGATAAACTAGCTCGATTTCGTTCCTTCCGTGACATGGTTAAATTTAAAAGGCTTGTTAAATCATTTTTAAAGAAAACGGTATACAATGGCCTTGACTTGCAGAAGTCACATGATTTCAGCATGAATGGAAAGAGTCGCAAACTCGCGATAGTGAAGGAAGTGGATGACAAATTGATTGAAATCACCGAGGACATTATGAATCAGGAAAAGAAAACAGTAGATTTACTTAATCTGATTGGAGAACTGAAAGGCCTGTTAGTCAATTTGTACACGTGA
- the holB gene encoding DNA polymerase III subunit delta': MKTWSQVAEVQPLASKIITNSINRDRLSHAYLFQGERGTGKDEIALLLAKSIFCPNRSGVEPCQDCHACRRIDSGNHPDVHWIEPDTQSIRKEQIEHLQKEFTYSGLESDRKFYVIKGAETLTVNAANRILKFLEEPATQTTAVMLTENSQAVISTIRSRCQIIDLKPLHPKAFQNQLIEHGINRSTAVLLSALTNNLDEAIAWSEDDWFAQARKRMVQLIEMIRVNPNDVFLFLHQEWMPHFKERAQQEQGLDLLMLAFKDILYCHIDKEEDLIIFSKGDEKLENLVMFFSQEKLLDILNKLLDAKRKLKQNVNPTLVMEQLTVQIQG, encoded by the coding sequence ATGAAAACATGGTCACAAGTAGCTGAAGTTCAGCCACTAGCAAGCAAAATTATTACCAACAGCATTAACAGAGATCGCTTATCCCATGCCTATCTTTTTCAAGGTGAACGTGGAACTGGAAAGGATGAGATTGCGCTATTACTTGCAAAGTCTATCTTTTGTCCGAATCGGTCCGGTGTCGAACCTTGTCAAGACTGTCATGCATGTAGACGGATTGACTCGGGAAACCATCCTGATGTTCATTGGATTGAGCCTGACACACAGTCCATTCGAAAAGAACAGATTGAGCACCTGCAAAAAGAATTCACCTATTCCGGACTCGAATCGGATCGGAAGTTTTATGTCATTAAGGGTGCGGAGACGCTGACTGTGAATGCAGCCAATCGAATTCTGAAGTTCCTTGAGGAGCCAGCTACACAAACGACTGCTGTGATGCTGACAGAAAATAGCCAGGCAGTCATATCCACTATCCGTTCGCGCTGTCAAATCATTGACTTGAAACCGCTTCACCCAAAAGCTTTTCAGAATCAGTTGATAGAGCATGGCATCAACAGGTCAACCGCTGTCTTACTAAGTGCACTAACCAATAATCTTGATGAGGCAATTGCCTGGAGTGAGGATGACTGGTTTGCGCAGGCACGAAAACGAATGGTACAATTAATAGAAATGATTCGAGTCAATCCGAATGATGTATTTTTGTTTCTGCACCAAGAGTGGATGCCGCATTTTAAAGAGCGTGCACAGCAGGAACAAGGATTGGATTTGCTGATGTTGGCATTTAAAGATATATTATATTGCCATATCGACAAAGAAGAGGATTTGATCATTTTTTCGAAGGGTGATGAGAAACTCGAAAACCTGGTGATGTTCTTTTCACAGGAGAAATTGCTGGATATATTGAACAAACTACTTGATGCCAAACGCAAACTCAAACAAAATGTCAATCCGACACTTGTGATGGAACAGCTCACCGTTCAAATACAGGGGTGA
- a CDS encoding stage 0 sporulation family protein has translation MIEVIGVRFKKAGKIYYFDPGDKEIETDSYVVVETVRGIEFGKVVIKNRQVDEEDVVLPLKKVIRVATEEDKQTVVENQELGDKAMQICSAKIKEHELDMNLVEVEYTFDRNKIIFYFTADGRVDFRNLVRDLAAELKTRIELRQIGVRDEAKMLGGIGPCGRLLCCSTFLGDFEPVSIKMAKDQNLSLNPAKISGLCGRLMCCLKYENDDYEAAKRELPDMGEHIATPYGHGKVVGLNIVERVIHIEIPEKERTIEYTLDEMIDEGIIAAQATE, from the coding sequence ATGATTGAAGTGATTGGTGTCCGTTTTAAAAAAGCGGGTAAAATATATTATTTCGACCCGGGTGACAAGGAAATAGAAACCGACAGCTATGTTGTTGTCGAAACGGTGCGCGGAATTGAATTTGGCAAGGTTGTCATTAAGAATAGACAGGTGGATGAGGAAGATGTGGTTCTTCCGCTCAAAAAAGTGATTCGGGTGGCAACAGAGGAAGATAAGCAGACAGTTGTGGAAAACCAGGAGCTTGGTGATAAAGCCATGCAAATATGCTCCGCGAAAATCAAGGAACATGAACTGGATATGAATCTGGTCGAAGTGGAGTATACGTTTGATCGAAATAAAATTATTTTTTACTTCACGGCTGATGGTCGGGTTGATTTCCGGAATCTTGTAAGGGATTTGGCAGCAGAGTTAAAAACACGTATTGAACTACGGCAGATTGGTGTCCGTGATGAAGCAAAAATGCTCGGCGGTATCGGACCATGTGGCAGGTTGCTTTGCTGCTCCACGTTTTTGGGTGACTTTGAACCGGTATCGATTAAAATGGCGAAGGATCAAAACTTATCGCTTAATCCTGCTAAGATATCCGGATTGTGTGGACGTCTCATGTGCTGCCTGAAATACGAAAATGATGATTATGAAGCTGCCAAGCGTGAATTGCCTGATATGGGAGAGCATATTGCCACACCATATGGGCATGGGAAGGTAGTCGGGCTAAACATTGTCGAGAGGGTCATTCATATTGAAATACCGGAAAAAGAACGCACTATTGAGTATACGTTGGATGAAATGATTGATGAAGGAATCATTGCAGCACAGGCCACAGAGTAG
- the yabA gene encoding DNA replication initiation control protein YabA yields MSKRQIFDQVSDMETQIGELYEQLGDLKGKLRDLLEEKHRLEMENYHLRNRLEQTEDAPVHTETGKDTKSIPGEGYDNLARLYEEGFHICNVHFGTPRREEDCLFCLEFLNKTK; encoded by the coding sequence TTGTCAAAAAGGCAGATTTTCGACCAGGTTTCAGATATGGAAACACAAATCGGAGAACTATATGAACAGCTTGGTGATTTGAAGGGAAAGCTACGTGACCTTCTTGAAGAGAAGCACCGGCTGGAAATGGAAAATTACCATCTGCGGAACCGTCTGGAACAAACGGAAGACGCGCCGGTACATACCGAAACTGGTAAGGATACCAAAAGCATACCAGGGGAAGGTTATGACAATCTGGCAAGACTGTATGAAGAGGGATTTCATATTTGCAATGTTCATTTTGGTACACCAAGACGGGAAGAGGATTGCCTGTTCTGTCTTGAATTCCTAAACAAAACTAAATGA
- a CDS encoding tRNA1(Val) (adenine(37)-N6)-methyltransferase: MAALNDDERIDYLLAEDHMHIIQSSEVFSFSLDAVLLAHFAYVPIKKGHILDLCTGNGVIPLLLSRRTNASIVGVEIQTRLADMAKRSVELNNLDDRLTMIHGDLKEMKTELGHSTFDVVTCNPPYFPTPAETEHNDNPHLTAARHEVYCTLEDVVKACKLHVRPGGKVAMVHRPDRLVDIIFLFRQYRIEPKRVRFVYPKYGRETNMLLIEGTRDGKEGLTILPPLYIYHADNTYTKEAEGIIYGK; this comes from the coding sequence ATGGCAGCATTAAATGATGACGAACGAATTGATTACTTACTGGCGGAAGACCATATGCATATCATTCAGAGTTCCGAGGTTTTTTCCTTTTCGCTTGATGCCGTTTTGCTGGCTCATTTCGCGTATGTGCCAATCAAAAAAGGTCATATTCTTGATTTATGCACTGGTAATGGTGTTATTCCATTACTGCTGTCTCGGCGTACAAATGCGTCAATCGTTGGTGTTGAAATTCAAACGCGGCTTGCTGATATGGCCAAGCGTAGTGTGGAATTAAATAATCTCGATGACCGGCTCACCATGATTCACGGTGATCTGAAGGAGATGAAGACGGAATTGGGTCATAGTACCTTTGATGTGGTTACTTGCAATCCGCCTTATTTTCCAACGCCAGCTGAAACGGAACATAACGATAATCCACATTTAACTGCTGCAAGGCATGAAGTGTACTGTACACTGGAGGATGTGGTGAAAGCCTGCAAGTTGCATGTGCGACCGGGAGGTAAGGTTGCCATGGTTCATCGCCCTGATAGACTGGTGGACATCATTTTCCTGTTTCGCCAGTACCGAATCGAACCGAAACGAGTCCGGTTCGTCTATCCGAAGTATGGAAGAGAAACTAATATGCTGTTAATTGAAGGGACTAGGGACGGCAAAGAAGGACTGACGATTTTGCCTCCATTATATATTTATCATGCAGATAACACGTATACGAAGGAAGCTGAGGGAATCATATATGGAAAATAA
- a CDS encoding GIY-YIG nuclease family protein yields MENNEHIVYILKCGDDTFYTGYTNDLENRVKMHEDGKGAKYTRGRGPFQVVFVEKFSTKEEALQKEYQVKQLPRKEKVKLIREKLKEVMQYANSEEF; encoded by the coding sequence ATGGAAAATAATGAACATATCGTTTATATCTTAAAATGCGGTGATGATACGTTTTACACTGGGTATACCAACGATTTGGAAAACAGGGTAAAAATGCATGAAGATGGCAAAGGTGCAAAGTATACACGGGGGCGCGGACCATTTCAGGTGGTATTTGTTGAAAAGTTTTCAACCAAAGAGGAAGCATTACAGAAGGAATACCAAGTGAAACAGCTACCCCGTAAGGAAAAAGTGAAACTGATTAGGGAGAAGCTGAAAGAAGTGATGCAATATGCAAATTCAGAGGAGTTTTGA
- the rsmI gene encoding 16S rRNA (cytidine(1402)-2'-O)-methyltransferase yields MQIQRSFDGQAEGTVYIVPTPIGNLDDITIRALKTLENADVIAAEDTRNTKKLLNHFNVPTPLLSYHEHNKKSREQQLLDRLENGEAVALVSDAGMPSISDPGEELVQAAIEASYSVVVLPGANAALCALVGSGLPAGEFLFYGFLPRKKKDKIAELERLKYKQATLLLYESPYRVKDTLKSLHVNLGNRRITLARELTKRFEEYARGTVEELIAWVDSVELKGECCLVVEGGSRETVQKKDLWWSDLSINEHVSHYMQTDNLASKEAIKRTATDRNLAKRVVYQAFHIDN; encoded by the coding sequence ATGCAAATTCAGAGGAGTTTTGACGGGCAAGCTGAGGGTACTGTCTACATTGTTCCAACCCCGATTGGGAACTTGGACGATATTACAATACGGGCGCTTAAAACGCTGGAAAACGCGGATGTTATTGCTGCGGAAGATACAAGGAATACAAAGAAGCTACTTAATCACTTTAATGTACCTACCCCGCTTTTAAGCTATCATGAACATAATAAGAAAAGCCGGGAACAGCAATTGCTCGACCGCCTGGAAAATGGGGAGGCGGTTGCGCTTGTCAGTGATGCGGGGATGCCATCTATTTCTGACCCTGGCGAGGAGCTCGTGCAAGCGGCCATTGAGGCAAGTTATTCGGTGGTCGTTTTGCCAGGTGCCAATGCTGCATTATGTGCCCTCGTTGGCTCAGGTCTGCCTGCAGGGGAGTTTTTATTCTATGGATTTTTGCCGAGAAAAAAGAAGGATAAGATAGCTGAATTGGAACGACTGAAGTATAAGCAGGCAACGTTACTTCTATATGAATCACCGTATCGCGTGAAGGATACGCTTAAATCGTTACACGTAAACCTTGGCAATCGCCGGATCACACTAGCTAGGGAATTAACTAAAAGATTTGAGGAGTATGCCAGGGGTACCGTGGAAGAACTGATTGCATGGGTCGATTCAGTGGAATTAAAAGGGGAATGCTGTCTGGTGGTCGAAGGTGGCTCCCGTGAAACGGTGCAAAAAAAAGACTTGTGGTGGAGTGACTTATCCATTAACGAGCATGTCAGTCATTATATGCAGACGGACAATTTAGCAAGCAAGGAAGCTATCAAACGCACCGCTACTGACAGGAATCTTGCTAAGCGTGTTGTATACCAGGCATTTCATATCGACAACTAG
- a CDS encoding AbrB/MazE/SpoVT family DNA-binding domain-containing protein, whose translation MKSTGIVRKVDELGRIVLPKELRRTLDINEKDPLEIYINDDQVVLKKYKPNMTCQVTGQTSDENLSLANGKVVLSPEGAQELITEIQSRLNR comes from the coding sequence ATGAAATCAACCGGAATCGTGCGCAAAGTCGATGAACTCGGCCGGATTGTGCTCCCGAAGGAATTGCGTCGCACATTGGATATCAATGAAAAAGATCCACTGGAAATCTATATCAATGACGATCAAGTGGTACTGAAAAAATATAAACCAAACATGACATGTCAGGTCACCGGACAGACATCCGATGAGAATTTATCATTAGCAAATGGAAAGGTTGTCCTCAGTCCGGAGGGAGCACAAGAACTTATTACTGAAATTCAGTCACGATTGAACCGTTAA
- a CDS encoding TatD family hydrolase, with protein sequence MLVDTHVHLNVEQFAEDRDETIQRAFSAGVEYMVVVGFDRETIPLALELAEQYETIYAAVGWHPVDAIDMRDEDLDWIEELTQHPKVVAIGEMGLDYHWDKSPKDVQKEVFRKQIALAKKVNMPIVIHNREATEDIIDVLHEENAKDVGGIMHCYNDDAKYVPTFLDMNFYISLGGPVTFKNATLPKDVAVEVPLNRLLVETDAPFLAPHPNRGKRNEPAYVKLVAEKIAELRGMSFDELSSMTTENAFTFFRFGDKA encoded by the coding sequence ATGTTAGTTGATACACACGTGCATTTGAATGTGGAACAATTTGCTGAAGACAGAGATGAGACCATTCAGCGTGCGTTTTCTGCCGGTGTTGAATATATGGTCGTTGTTGGTTTTGATCGCGAGACGATCCCACTGGCATTGGAACTTGCTGAACAGTATGAAACGATTTATGCAGCAGTCGGTTGGCACCCGGTTGATGCCATTGACATGCGTGATGAAGACCTGGACTGGATCGAGGAACTCACGCAGCATCCGAAAGTCGTCGCCATTGGTGAAATGGGACTTGACTATCATTGGGATAAATCACCGAAAGATGTACAGAAGGAAGTCTTTCGTAAGCAAATTGCGCTTGCTAAAAAAGTGAACATGCCAATCGTCATTCATAACCGGGAAGCGACAGAGGATATAATAGATGTGCTGCATGAAGAAAATGCAAAGGACGTTGGCGGCATCATGCATTGTTATAATGATGACGCCAAGTATGTTCCGACCTTTCTTGATATGAATTTTTACATATCACTAGGTGGACCGGTTACGTTTAAAAATGCAACCTTGCCTAAGGATGTGGCTGTTGAGGTGCCGCTTAACCGGCTGCTGGTTGAAACCGATGCGCCGTTTTTAGCACCACACCCGAATCGAGGTAAGCGAAACGAGCCGGCTTATGTGAAACTCGTTGCTGAAAAAATTGCCGAACTTCGGGGTATGTCATTCGATGAATTAAGCAGTATGACGACAGAAAATGCGTTTACATTCTTCCGATTTGGCGATAAAGCATGA
- a CDS encoding G5 and 3D domain-containing protein, with product MRVFSKLLPKLTWKQLLSGVGMIALIAFSGLMVFETTKTEVTLTENGEEQSIKTHADTVEELLAESGITYEEQDAINHKLNTPVKNGMNITYDEANEVTVKVDGDEKRYYTTTDTVGELLKDEGIQLTKHDNMSLDKDASVEDGMTIAIDKAFQVTVNDGGDKERVWTNGGTVEHLLNEQEIELNKLDKIKPAKDKKVKKDTPVIITRIKKVTEEVKAPIDYQVEKREDSSLAKGKRHVIAKGKEGLVVKEYEVTKENGKEINRELIDKTVKRKSESRIVAIGTKVSEQNLTTLSDKSSSDKSGKVMYMNATAYSSNCSGCSGITATGINLNKNPNKKIVSVDTSVIPLGTKVWIEGYGTAIAADTGSHIVGNRIDLHFPSRSSALNFGRKTVKVKVLD from the coding sequence ATGCGAGTATTTTCAAAGCTTTTGCCAAAATTGACCTGGAAACAGCTTTTGTCTGGCGTAGGTATGATAGCACTGATTGCTTTTTCCGGATTAATGGTTTTTGAGACAACAAAAACAGAAGTAACACTGACGGAAAATGGGGAAGAGCAATCAATTAAGACCCATGCAGACACGGTTGAAGAATTACTGGCCGAATCAGGAATAACGTATGAAGAACAAGACGCAATCAATCATAAATTAAATACACCAGTGAAAAATGGTATGAATATTACATACGATGAAGCAAATGAAGTTACCGTTAAAGTTGATGGAGATGAAAAGCGTTACTACACAACAACTGATACTGTTGGCGAACTCCTTAAGGATGAAGGCATTCAATTAACCAAGCATGATAACATGTCACTTGATAAGGATGCATCAGTTGAGGATGGTATGACAATCGCTATCGATAAGGCATTTCAGGTGACGGTCAATGATGGTGGTGACAAAGAAAGAGTCTGGACGAACGGCGGAACGGTCGAACATCTATTGAATGAACAAGAAATTGAACTTAATAAATTAGATAAGATCAAACCAGCAAAGGATAAAAAAGTTAAAAAAGATACACCTGTAATCATCACCCGTATAAAAAAAGTGACAGAAGAAGTAAAAGCACCGATTGACTATCAAGTAGAAAAGCGAGAAGACAGTAGTCTGGCTAAAGGGAAACGACACGTCATCGCTAAAGGAAAAGAAGGACTTGTTGTCAAAGAATATGAAGTGACGAAAGAAAACGGCAAAGAAATTAACCGTGAGTTGATTGATAAAACGGTAAAACGCAAAAGTGAAAGCCGGATTGTCGCAATCGGCACTAAGGTGAGCGAACAGAATTTGACGACGCTTTCCGATAAAAGCAGTTCCGACAAAAGTGGAAAAGTAATGTATATGAACGCTACTGCTTACTCGTCAAACTGTAGCGGATGTTCTGGTATAACCGCTACTGGAATCAATCTGAACAAGAACCCGAATAAAAAGATCGTTTCTGTTGATACGAGCGTCATTCCGTTGGGCACGAAAGTATGGATAGAAGGCTATGGCACTGCGATTGCCGCGGATACAGGTTCACACATTGTCGGAAATCGGATTGATTTACATTTTCCAAGTCGATCATCTGCATTGAATTTTGGACGGAAAACGGTTAAAGTTAAGGTACTTGATTAA
- the rnmV gene encoding ribonuclease M5: protein MKIKEVIVVEGRDDTARLKQVVEVDTIETNGSAINNTVIKQIRHAQAKRGVIIFTDPDYPGSRIRHIIDNNVPGCKHAFLPRHDARAKNEHNKSLGIEHASPEALRHALRNVHTVAGDDEPVEITRDDLVEAGLIGTPDAANRRERLGKLLQIGHTNGKQLLKRLSMFRISKGQFIQAMNQVLQEEDDE from the coding sequence GTGAAAATTAAAGAAGTTATCGTAGTTGAAGGAAGAGATGATACAGCGAGACTTAAGCAAGTTGTTGAAGTCGATACCATTGAAACAAATGGGTCTGCTATTAACAACACAGTTATAAAACAGATACGGCATGCACAGGCTAAACGTGGTGTTATTATTTTTACCGATCCGGACTATCCAGGTAGTCGAATTCGTCATATTATTGACAATAACGTTCCCGGCTGCAAACATGCCTTCTTGCCGCGTCATGACGCTCGTGCGAAAAATGAGCATAATAAAAGTCTTGGAATTGAACATGCATCACCTGAGGCATTAAGGCATGCACTCAGGAATGTGCATACAGTGGCTGGCGATGATGAACCAGTGGAGATTACTAGAGACGATTTGGTTGAGGCTGGTCTGATTGGTACTCCGGATGCTGCTAATCGGCGGGAACGCCTTGGCAAGCTGCTTCAAATCGGTCATACGAACGGTAAGCAGCTGCTGAAGCGCTTATCCATGTTCCGGATTTCTAAAGGCCAATTCATCCAGGCGATGAATCAGGTATTGCAGGAGGAAGACGATGAATGA
- the rsmA gene encoding 16S rRNA (adenine(1518)-N(6)/adenine(1519)-N(6))-dimethyltransferase RsmA: protein MNEKPIATPKRTAEILHKYGFSFKKSLGQNFIIDTNILQKIIHSAGIHKTSGVIEVGPGIGALTQQLAIAADKVVAYEIDQRLLPILKDTLQDVSNTMIIHQDILEADVRAMINDHFNTGQPVHVVANLPYYITTPILMKLLREKLPVASFTVMIQKEVAARMAAEPNSKQYGSLTIAVQYYTDAEVVMNVPRNVFMPPPNVDSSVLRLTKKAERPVEIDDEEYFFTLVQACFAQRRKTLRNNLLRHFGDAVDKDTISLVLNEIDIDPARRGESLNMTEFAAMANAFYRKFKN from the coding sequence ATGAATGAAAAACCGATTGCAACCCCTAAGCGAACGGCAGAAATTCTTCATAAATATGGGTTTTCTTTCAAAAAAAGTTTAGGGCAAAACTTTATTATTGACACCAACATTCTTCAAAAGATTATACATTCAGCAGGTATTCATAAAACGTCCGGTGTGATAGAAGTGGGGCCTGGCATAGGCGCATTAACCCAACAACTGGCTATAGCAGCTGATAAAGTAGTTGCCTATGAGATTGATCAACGACTACTTCCAATTTTGAAGGATACCTTGCAAGATGTTAGTAATACGATGATTATTCATCAGGATATTCTTGAAGCAGATGTAAGAGCGATGATAAATGATCACTTCAACACAGGTCAGCCGGTTCATGTCGTTGCCAATCTCCCTTATTACATTACAACACCTATTCTCATGAAATTGCTGCGTGAGAAATTGCCGGTTGCCAGCTTTACGGTTATGATCCAGAAAGAGGTGGCTGCACGTATGGCTGCCGAACCCAATAGTAAGCAATATGGATCACTAACTATTGCAGTCCAGTATTATACGGATGCTGAAGTAGTCATGAACGTCCCTAGAAATGTATTCATGCCACCGCCGAATGTTGACTCCAGTGTGTTAAGGCTCACAAAAAAAGCAGAGCGACCTGTAGAGATTGATGATGAGGAATATTTTTTCACGTTGGTACAGGCGTGCTTTGCACAACGACGGAAGACGCTGCGTAATAATTTGCTGCGCCACTTTGGTGATGCGGTTGATAAAGACACCATTTCATTGGTGCTCAACGAAATTGATATTGACCCGGCGAGGCGTGGTGAATCACTTAATATGACGGAATTTGCCGCGATGGCTAATGCATTTTACCGGAAATTTAAAAACTGA
- the yabG gene encoding sporulation peptidase YabG, translating to MSFSTGQMVTRKSHNHDLLFRIASISGDIALLHGEDIRLVADATLDDLQHVGKRDLEKRKKRGKEQEEYSYRLFRQDYQLMRDKREYQSTNGYQYTGGFFQLPAKVLHIDGDRMYLRKCIELYHRVGLQVHGAHVDEKDMPHEVSTLVEKVQPNIIVITGHDAYSKNKGMKKDLRAYRNSKYFVEAVRTIREKNPHLDELVIFAGACQSHFESLIRAGANFASSPLRINIHALDPVYIAARIAYTPFMEKVGVWEALRNTLTGEKGMGGVETRGLLRTGIPYITDDEDDIT from the coding sequence ATGAGTTTTTCGACAGGTCAGATGGTAACACGAAAATCACATAATCATGATCTACTGTTTCGAATTGCATCTATTTCCGGGGACATTGCACTGCTGCACGGGGAAGATATCCGTCTTGTCGCAGATGCCACCTTGGATGATTTGCAGCATGTCGGTAAAAGAGATTTAGAAAAACGCAAGAAAAGAGGAAAGGAACAAGAAGAATACTCCTACCGGCTATTTAGACAGGACTATCAGTTGATGCGTGATAAGCGCGAATATCAGTCAACAAATGGTTATCAATATACTGGAGGTTTTTTTCAACTGCCGGCAAAAGTACTTCATATTGATGGTGACCGTATGTACCTTCGAAAATGTATTGAATTATATCATCGAGTTGGTCTGCAGGTTCACGGGGCCCATGTAGATGAAAAAGACATGCCGCATGAAGTCAGTACACTTGTGGAAAAGGTTCAACCAAATATCATTGTTATTACTGGTCATGATGCTTATTCCAAAAATAAAGGGATGAAGAAAGACCTTCGTGCGTATCGAAACTCCAAGTATTTTGTAGAGGCAGTTAGAACCATCCGGGAAAAGAACCCACATCTTGATGAACTGGTCATATTCGCAGGTGCCTGTCAATCTCATTTTGAATCATTGATAAGGGCGGGTGCCAACTTTGCAAGCTCTCCTTTGCGTATCAACATTCATGCATTGGATCCAGTTTATATTGCCGCCAGAATTGCGTACACGCCTTTTATGGAAAAGGTCGGTGTCTGGGAGGCACTCCGTAACACGTTGACTGGAGAAAAAGGGATGGGAGGAGTCGAAACAAGAGGATTGTTGCGCACGGGGATCCCATATATTACTGATGATGAGGATGATATAACCTAA